Genomic DNA from Candidatus Methylacidithermus pantelleriae:
CCCAAAAGATCCGGCGCGAGCCAAACGGCAAGCCAGCAAGGTGAAGCAAGCAAGATCTCGATCAGCCTCATGTGCAGTTGATCCGGAAACCTTGCAGGAAGCTCCGTGGCCGCCCACCCAGCGAATCTCAAAAGACACGTCAGTTCGTGATAGGCGTGTGCCCGCTTTTCGGGTCGAGGATCTTTTTGCGCGGATTCCCAAAGTTTCTCGTACAAGACAGCGAGGGGAGGATGGTCATGCGTTGCGTAGGTAACCACATTGTGGGGAGGATAGGTCGAGGGAGAGCGATAGGTTCCGTCGGGCTCGCGCTCGAACCGGGGGATCGTAAAACCGGGAATGCCTAGCTCCGTAAGAATGGGCCGCACGTAGGGGGGGACCATGCCCAGGTCTTCCGCAATCACTAGTGCGCCCTGCGATAGATCGAGGATTTTCTTAAGTAACCTTGCGCCTTCAACCGCGTTGGCATTTGCCTCCGAAGGGGGATCATCAGGCCGTGGGAAAAACCGGGGCAAGCGTCCTCCTGTACGCTCGGCCACCTCTTGAGGTGAGAGAGGGAAAAATTCTCTGTTTCTTTCGGGTTCCCAGGGAAACGCGTAGATCCGAAAAAACCCTAGCACGTGATCTAATCGAAACCCATGAAAGATCCGTGTGGTGTGGGCAATTCTCCGAGCCCACCAGGCAAAATCCTCTTTCTGGTGAGCTTCCCAACGGTAGAGCGGGAGTCCCCAATTTTGCCCCCATCGGGCCACAAAGGGATCCTCCTGAAAATAGGGCTCTGGGGGCGATCCTCCAGACCAGGAGAGGTCAAAAAGATGGGGTTGCCCCCACGTATCTGCGGAATAGCGATTGACCCCGTAGGGAATGTCTCCAATGAGCGCAATCCCTTCTTCATCCGCCTTTTTCCGCACGGTTTCCCACTGGCAGAACGCAACCCATTGGACGAAAGCATAGAACGAAAGCTTTCGTTCAAGCTCGGTCTTCCTTGGGTGTTGCTCGAGCCACTGGCGAGCCCTGACGGGGTTCTGAAGTTCCGTGTTCCAGCGAGTCCAGACCGGATCTCCCCGATGTTCGTCGATCAGCACCCGGAAAAGACAATAGGATGGAAGCCAATCGGCTTCCCGCTGGCAAAACGCCTGGAAGGCCTCCGTGAGGGATCCTTTTTTCCGCTGAAAAGTTTCGAAAGCTTGTTCCAAAAGCCATAATTTTGTTTGTTTTACCCGCGGATATTCAATTTGGGAGGCAGCCACGGCCGAGCCTAGCTGCGCCCTGGCAGCTTTCCAAGCCTCGGCGGAAAGTTCCGGAACCTCTCCCGGTTCGGTTGCCAAAAGCGCGGGATCTAAAGCGATGGAACTCACCGCATTGTACGGGCTGTGATCACCGCCAGTTTCCTGGATGGGTAAAAGCTGGAGGTAACCGATCCCAAGGGAGCGGCAAAATGCGATCGCTTCGCGAACGGCCAAAGTATCACCGATCCCGAGATCTTGCGCCCGGCGAAGCGCGAAAGCAGGAATTGCTAAGCCCGAGGAACGATTCCTTGAAAAGGAGCTCATTGGAAGTGGGACCCTAAAGCGAAAGACCTGAAAGAACAATCCCAAGTTTGCCGCCAGGCTTTCTCCCTTGAAGGGATTTGCAAGGAATCATTCTGGGACGAGCACGATCCATACCCAAAAAAGCCCGGAGCATCTTGGGTAAGCTTTTCAGGTCCCATACCATACATCTCCCAACTATTCTCCGTCCAAAATTCATCAAAAGAGGATCGCTTTTTTAGGGAGCCAGGCAACGTAATCCGACGGCGGCATGCTAGAAAGCTCTCCAACGGCTGTCTTGTGGGGCTCCGTCAATCCTTCTGGCTGGAAGGATGCGCTGGTCTCGGTACGGGCTAAAGGCAACCAGACGCGCCGAAGTAGCCGAACACCTGGTGATCTATGGCAGCCATGGACCACAATAATCCTCAAGGCTTCGGCAAGAACGAATTGGAGGGCTTTTGCCCGATCAGGGGCCCTTTTTTTTCTTCGCGAAAGCATACTCTTGGTCTCGTGGTGGCTTTCGGGCTAGCGACGGGACGGAAGAGCCATGGAAGCTGGCCGGTTACCCGTTTTTTGGCATTCCCCAATGCCCGGGTTGTGGGATAGTTGAGGTCGCGGTGCGAGGAGTTCCAAACGAGGTTTTTTGGCAAAAAACCGTCCCAGCACCAGGCGCAGCATGAGCTATTTTGTGGTGCCTTGATCCCACCCAAGCCCCTCGGGTACTAGCTTCGAAGGTTTCTCGCTGGTTCCTATCCCTTGAGCAAGAGAAGCTCGCTCCTTACTGGCAGCAAAACCGGACTCGGAGACAAAATAGTGTCTCGCCGTAATGCCAGACGGAAGCTCCATCATCAGGGTTTCCAAAATTGCCCTTTTCGGTCGCTTTTTTTCGAGCACCTCTTGCTTAGAAAAGGCAATGATTTTGAGCTCCGATCCATCGGAAGCGCCATGGCATCTTGGCCCAGTCGCCAGCATAATCCACGCCGACTCTGGAGCCAATCTCCAGCTCCTTTTCCGGGACCACCAGGCCAGTCTCCTCCACCCATATCCGGTCTCCCACCAGCGAAAGCCCGTTGAAACTCCCGTCAATTCCAAGCGCCTGAGTTACCCTGCCTGGACCATTAGCCCAATTCTTTGGATCGACTCCTTTTCTTCTTAGCTGCACAAGGGAGCGCCCTTCGATAATCCAGACCGCTCGGATGAGGACTGCGAGCGGGATGCCTTTTGGCCCCAGGACGAAGTTGAGCAGGTAATGCATCCCGTAGCAGAGATATACGTAGGCGATCCCTCCTTCCTCAAAAAGAACCCAATTGCGTCGTGTCTTCCGATTGCCAAACCCGTGACAAGCGCGGTCTTCAGCGCCTCCATAGGCCTCCGTCTCACAAATAAGCCCACTAACCCTTCCCTCCGTTGTTTCCACCACCAGCCGCTTCCCCAAAAAAAACCGCGCGCGATCTACCGGATCACTGAGCCGGTAGGCTTCGAGCGGAATTTTTTTTCCCTTCTGGGTTCCGTTCCCATGCTTTTGATCCATCGGCTCTAAAGGTGTTGCAGGATGTGGAGGACCTTTTCGAGTTCCTCTTCCGTGTTATAGAAATGTGGCGAGAAGCGAAGATACGGTTTCGCTTCGCTATCCCACCGCAGGGAAACGCGAACGTTTTGTTCTTTCAGCTGTTCGAAAACCGGCTGAAGAGGGTGGGTGGGGTGTGACACCGAAACAATTCCACTGCGTCGGTTCTCTGGGAATTTGGCGGAAAGAATCTCCCAGCCAAGTTGTTCCAATCGAGAAGCAAGGAAATCGTGAAGCTGGAGCAACCGGTTGCGAATCTTTTCGATTCCGACGCTCAAAAGGAGTTCTAAGGAGGCTTTCAAACCGAGGATCCCCAAAGCGTAAAGGGCACCACATTCATAGCGGCGAGCCGTAGGATGAAATACAAGACTCGATTGGGCAATGAACCGGGGACTTTGTACGTTCCACGCGCCTACAAGCAAAGGGAAGAGCTCATCTTGCCGTTCCTTTTTTACGAAAAAAATCCCGGCACCCAGGGGACCAAGTAGCCACTTATGGGAATCGGCGCTCAAGAAATCGAAAAATCGGCTATCGAGCTCCGCAGCCCCAAGCGATTGGATACCGTCTAGGCAAAAAAGGATCCCCCTCCGACGAAGTTCCTCCCCAATAGAGCGGTAATCCAAAAGATAACCAGACAGAAAGTGACAGCTAGAAAGAGCGACCAACCGGGTCCGTGGGGAGAGAGCTTCAAACACCATTTCTGGATCAATCTGGCCGGGCACCTTGGGCTGCAAAGGGATAAGAACCGCTCCCCGTTGAGCCAGGGTTCGCCAGGGATATACGTTGGAGGGGTAATCGCCTGGGTAATAGATGATCTCTTCTCCAGGCCTCCAGTCTAGCCCGTGAGCAACCAGGTTAAGCCCAAGCGCCGTTGGACCGAGAAGCGCAATTTCCTCGGGCTCTGCTTGTAAAAGATTCGAGGCGAGCACCCGGGTTTGCTCGACTTCCTGCCAGATTTCCTCACGTTCCTGGTCGCCGAGGGTAGACCGTTCGGCAGCTTCCTGGATTTTGCGTGCCACCCGACGAGGTAAGGGTGAGACCCCCGCATGAGCGAGGAAAATTTCTCTCTGAACCACCGGAAACTCCTTTTGGCGGAGCTCCTCAGATTCCAGAATGTCTTCTAACGTCATGGTTAGGTGGAAGGGAGAGTTTAGGTACTCCGCCCGATCAGCCGGGTAGTTAGGATTTTCTCGGGAGTTTTTCGTTCGCAAAGCAAAAAGGTTGGGATCTTTTTTGTAGTCCAATGGGAAAGATCCTGGTGGCCACCATCGGCCTGACTCCTTTTTTTGAAGCGATTGCGCTGGGCGTTGGATCGTTTCTTTTTTCCTTCTCCCTCTCCTTCCTGCGAGGCACTCACCCAGAGGGGCCGAAAAACATCCCCAGTAGGCTTTGGATTCCCTTCACAAGATCCGCTACCATCTTGGTACGCGAGGGAAGATCGTTTGAGCCCGGTGAGACTTTTCTCGGAGTCCAAACCCGTGAAACTGCCGGCAGTATCTCATCTCCTTCCTGGCCCAAAGGAGTCGCATGCCAAGTGCTTTCCCGGAGGTCTCACGAGGAGTCGACCGAAAAGGCTCTTCGAACCTCTTCTACTAAAGAGGGCAAAATCTCCGTAAGGACACAAAGTTCCTCCCTCGTAGTGTAGCGGGAAAGGGAGATACGAAGGGTCGCTCTAGCTTCCCGGGCGGAGAAACCCATGGCCCGAAGTACGCGTGACGGTTCCACCGATCGCGAGCTACAAGCCGAACCGGTCGATACGCAAATCCCTCGGTGAGAAAGTTCATGCACCAGGGTATAAGCCTCGGTACCGGGAACGAAAAGACTGGTTGTATTGGGAATGCGCGGAGATCCTTGCCCCACTACTCGAACACCGGGAATCTCCGCCAATAGCTTGTCCTCAAACCAGTTCCGAAGCTCAGCCAGTTTGGCAGGTCCATTTTCGGCAAGATACTGGGAGGCAAGTTCGGCGGCTTTCCCCATTCCAACAATCCCCGCTACATTCTCCGTTCCCGACCGGCGGCCTTGTTCTTGCCCACCTCCAAAAAAGAGAGGTTCCACGGGAACCCCTTTTCGCACTAGAAGCGCTCCTACTCCCTTAGGCCCGTGAAACTTGTGTGCGGACAGCGAAAGAAAATCCATGGGAAGTTGACTCCACTCAATCGGAAGCTTGCCCGCTACCTGGACTGCGTCGCAGTGGAAAAGAACTCCCTGGCTACGGCACAACTCTCCAATCATTTCTATTGGAGAGAGCACTCCTGTCTCGCTATTGGCCCATGCCACCGAAACAAGCGCGCTTCGCGAGCTGATATACCGCTCAAACTCCTCCCAGTTGGGTTGTCCGTGCTTGTTTACCCCTACATAGTGGACCTGGTAGCCCTTACGTTGCAAAAACTGGCAAAGGCGGTAGACAGAAGCATGTTCGACTTGCGTCGTAACGAACTGGGTTCGACCGGTCGTGCCTAGAGCGGAAAAAAAGGCCAGGTGATTGGATTCGGTTCCGCCGCTGGTAAAGATGATCTCTTCCGGCTGGGCGTGAAGGAAAGCGCTCAGTCTTTCTCGAGCTAGTTGGAGGGCTCGGGAGGCTTCCTGGCCCAAGCGGTGGAGGCTGGAAGGGTTCCCATAGCTTTCTCGCAGAAACGGGAGCATTTCCTCGAGAACTTCTGGTGCCAAAGGGGTGGTAGCGTTATGATCAAAGTAAAGAAGCTTTTCCGTCATTTCTGGGAAGCCGCTCGTTTTTTCGTCATTGTTGGCTTTGCCAAAGCACAAGCTTTCTGGAGTAGGAATGCTCAAAGAGTGGCACCAGGAGCTAGCGGTAACGAAACCTATCTCGATTCTGGTTTCCGTCCAATACGTCGACGGCCAAAAAGCTCCCTCTTTCCTTGGGGTCCATGCATCCTGGCCTAGCCAAGCAAGTTTTCTATGTGGGCGAGAACCTTTTCTGGAGAGAGCCCCTCCCATG
This window encodes:
- a CDS encoding 4-alpha-glucanotransferase gives rise to the protein MSSFSRNRSSGLAIPAFALRRAQDLGIGDTLAVREAIAFCRSLGIGYLQLLPIQETGGDHSPYNAVSSIALDPALLATEPGEVPELSAEAWKAARAQLGSAVAASQIEYPRVKQTKLWLLEQAFETFQRKKGSLTEAFQAFCQREADWLPSYCLFRVLIDEHRGDPVWTRWNTELQNPVRARQWLEQHPRKTELERKLSFYAFVQWVAFCQWETVRKKADEEGIALIGDIPYGVNRYSADTWGQPHLFDLSWSGGSPPEPYFQEDPFVARWGQNWGLPLYRWEAHQKEDFAWWARRIAHTTRIFHGFRLDHVLGFFRIYAFPWEPERNREFFPLSPQEVAERTGGRLPRFFPRPDDPPSEANANAVEGARLLKKILDLSQGALVIAEDLGMVPPYVRPILTELGIPGFTIPRFEREPDGTYRSPSTYPPHNVVTYATHDHPPLAVLYEKLWESAQKDPRPEKRAHAYHELTCLLRFAGWAATELPARFPDQLHMRLIEILLASPCWLAVWLAPDLLGTKEWFNRPGTEGGQNWRDRLSLPLTDYLDQEPWKSKLRKVAELLREHNRNHPAAISL
- a CDS encoding DNA-3-methyladenine glycosylase, with the protein product MDQKHGNGTQKGKKIPLEAYRLSDPVDRARFFLGKRLVVETTEGRVSGLICETEAYGGAEDRACHGFGNRKTRRNWVLFEEGGIAYVYLCYGMHYLLNFVLGPKGIPLAVLIRAVWIIEGRSLVQLRRKGVDPKNWANGPGRVTQALGIDGSFNGLSLVGDRIWVEETGLVVPEKELEIGSRVGVDYAGDWAKMPWRFRWIGAQNHCLF
- a CDS encoding aminotransferase class V-fold PLP-dependent enzyme, with product MTLEDILESEELRQKEFPVVQREIFLAHAGVSPLPRRVARKIQEAAERSTLGDQEREEIWQEVEQTRVLASNLLQAEPEEIALLGPTALGLNLVAHGLDWRPGEEIIYYPGDYPSNVYPWRTLAQRGAVLIPLQPKVPGQIDPEMVFEALSPRTRLVALSSCHFLSGYLLDYRSIGEELRRRGILFCLDGIQSLGAAELDSRFFDFLSADSHKWLLGPLGAGIFFVKKERQDELFPLLVGAWNVQSPRFIAQSSLVFHPTARRYECGALYALGILGLKASLELLLSVGIEKIRNRLLQLHDFLASRLEQLGWEILSAKFPENRRSGIVSVSHPTHPLQPVFEQLKEQNVRVSLRWDSEAKPYLRFSPHFYNTEEELEKVLHILQHL
- a CDS encoding cysteine desulfurase family protein gives rise to the protein MTEKLLYFDHNATTPLAPEVLEEMLPFLRESYGNPSSLHRLGQEASRALQLARERLSAFLHAQPEEIIFTSGGTESNHLAFFSALGTTGRTQFVTTQVEHASVYRLCQFLQRKGYQVHYVGVNKHGQPNWEEFERYISSRSALVSVAWANSETGVLSPIEMIGELCRSQGVLFHCDAVQVAGKLPIEWSQLPMDFLSLSAHKFHGPKGVGALLVRKGVPVEPLFFGGGQEQGRRSGTENVAGIVGMGKAAELASQYLAENGPAKLAELRNWFEDKLLAEIPGVRVVGQGSPRIPNTTSLFVPGTEAYTLVHELSHRGICVSTGSACSSRSVEPSRVLRAMGFSAREARATLRISLSRYTTREELCVLTEILPSLVEEVRRAFSVDSS